CAACACGCAGGTGTACGACCTCGAACTCATCGAGTACCTGCTCGTGTTGACGATTCTCGTGAACGCCGTGCTGTCGGCGCTGATGATTCGGGTCGTGGACGGCGGCCACAAGATAAACGCGTACATTCACTTCGTGGTGTTGACGTGGATTTCCGCGGTCATCGGGTCGCTGACCCTGGAGCTGGTCAGCTCGCTGCTGTCGGTGTAACCGCGGAGCCACACTTATGTATCGTAGCCCGCTACGTGGTTCACGATGAACGAGGTCGGAGGTGACGGGTACGTGTTCGCCGTCGCCAGCGGGAAGGGCGGCGTCGGGAAGTCGACGACGACGGCGAACCTCGGTGTCGCGCTCGCGGACGACGGGTTCGACGTCGCCGTCGTGGACGTCGACCTCGGGATGGCGAACCTCGCGGGCTTGCTCGGCGTGAATCCGGACGAGACGCTTCACGACGTGCTCGCGGGGCAGGCGTCGCCGGCGGACGCGAGTTACGACACGACCGGCCTCACGCTCGTACCGGGGTCGACGGAGTTAGAGCAGTTCGCGGAGGCGGACGCGAAGTCCCTCCACCGCGTGGTGGAGTACCTCCGGGACCGCAACGACGTCGTCCTGCTGGACGCGGGCGCCGGACTGAGTTACGACATCGCGATGGCGATGAGCGTCGCGGACGGCGTGTTGTTGGTGACGACGGCGGAGTTGGCGTCGCTGACGGACGCGACGAAGACGGGGAAACTCGTGTCGAAGTTGGAGAAACCCGTGGTCGGCGCGGTGTTTACGCGCACCGGCGACGGCGGGTTCGACGACGTGGAGGGCATCGCGGCGGCGCTCGGGACGACGGACGCCGTGACGGTGAGCGTCCCGCACGACGACGCCGTGAAACTCGCGGTGCGCAAGAGCCGTCCGGTCGTGGACATCAAACCGGAGAGCCCGGCGGCGCGCGCGTACGACCGGCTCGCCGCCCAACTCGCGGACAGCGTCGGCATGGAGCCGCCCGAGCCCGAACCCGAGGACGGCGGATTCGAGTGGGTCGACCCCGACACCGGTGAGAGCGAGGGGGAGGATGGCGACGAGGAAGTCGAAGACGGCCCGGTGTACGAGATTTCGCTGGAGGAGATGATTCAGGAGGCGGGACTGGAGGACGACGAGGAAGCGACGGAGCGACGCGTGAAACTGTTCGACCGCGTGAAATCGAAGTTCTCGTAGTCCGCGTTCAGTCGGGCGTGACGATGCTGTACATCACGAACAGGTAGCCGGCGGTACTGAACAGGTAGTTCAGCGTGAGCAGCGAGCGCGTGTCCTCGAAGCCGACGAGGAACGCGGAGATCGTCGTCCCGATGGAGGCGGCGACGACGAGTGTGAACCCGAGAGACAGGTGCAACATCGCTTCTCTGCCGGTGTCGCGGTAGGCGCGCACCGCGAACCCGACCATGCTGAGACCCGCCACCGCGAGGGTGACGCTGAATACGAGGTAGAGTGCTTCGATGAGTCGCATACGGGTCGTTCGTACACGACGTCTAGGACATTCAGTATAAAATTGTCCCCGTGATTATTAGTTCGTAGAATCGCCCGCTACCCCTCCGACCGGAGGTCGCTCCACACGTCCACGAGCGCGTTCTTCGCTTCCGTGCGCTCGGTGGTCTCGATGGTCGTCTCGTCGACGCCGAACTGCACGGAGATTTCGTCGACCTGTCGCCGGTAGACTTTGGTGCGCCGGCCCTCGTCGGAGAGTTCCTTGCCTTCGAGTTTGAGCAGGTCGTGTTCGCTCAACTCCTCGATGCGGCGGTAACTGGTCGCGATGGGGATGTCGAGTTCCTCGCTGAGTTCCTGCGCAGACTTCGGCGCGTGGGTTGCTTCGAGAATCTCGGCGTTGTACTTGTTGCCGAGTACCCGCAACACGTCCACCGGGTCCATCGAGATGACAGTGGGAATCGAGCGAAAAAAGAGTGTCGGGGTTGGCGTCAACCAAACGCTTAATTCGGTGCCCGGTAGATTCGCCCGTATGGCTGACGACGAGACCGACGTCTTGGAGTTCTCTCTCGGTGACGGTCGCTACTGCATCGACATCGCGCACGTGGACGAAATCGTCGACGCCACCGAGGACATCACGTCGATTCCGAACGCGGACGCGAACGTCGTCGGTGTCGTCGACCTCCGCGGCGAGACGACGACCGTCGTCGACCCGCGGGTCGGACTCGACGTGAACGGCGACCCGGCCGGAAACCGCATCGTGGTGCTCTCGGAGCACGACGCCACCGGCCTGCTGGTCGACGACGTCCACGAGGTCGAGTCCGTCACCGAGGCGGAACTGGACGACTCGGCGGCGTCGGAGACGACGCGCGGCGTCCTCCGCCGCGACGACCGGTTCGTCGTCTGGGTCGACCCGGACGCCCTAGTCTAGGAGGGCGTCGACGTCGGCGTGGTCGTAGAGCAGCCCCTGCATCACGTCGACGGTCTTCTCGTCTCGCACGCGGCCGCCGCGGACGAGGCCTTCGGCGCGTTCGACGGCGGTGAGCGTGTCGGACTGCACCGCGATGACGGGCACTCCCTTCTCCGCGGCTTTCCCGAGGACGGCGCCCGAGGGCCGGTGGCCGCCCGTGAGGACGAGACACCGGACGCCGGGCGCGTCGAGCGCGGCGGTCTGGACGTCGGCGCGGTCGCCGCCCGTGATGACCGCGGCGTCTTTCGTGCGCCGGAAGTGACTGAGCGCGCTCTCGCCGCTCATCGCACCGACGAGGAAGCGTTCGACGACCGCGTCGTCGTCGGCGCCCTCGGTGAGCACGTCGCCGCCGAGTTCGTCGGCGAGGTCCGCGACGGTGACCCCCGAGAGGCTGCGGTCGCTCGGGAGCACGCCGAGGACGGGGACGCCACGCGATTCGAGGAACGGAGCGACTTCGCTCTCAACGTCGTCGTAGGTGGCGTCCGCGACGGCGTTGAAGACGACGCCGGCACACCGGTCGCCGAGCGCGTCGGCGGCGGCGAGCACGTCGTCGACGTCGCCGGGTTCCTCGTAGCGCGCGAGCACGATGGCTCGGGCGTCCAGTAGGTCCGCGATTTCGGGGTCGGTGAGGTCGACGATGCCGCCGGTGGCGAGGTCGTCGGCGCCCTCGACGACCATCAGGTCGCGGTCGGCGGCGAGGGCGTCGAACGCCTCGCGGACGCGCTCGCGGAGTTCGTCGGCGTCCTCGCGGCCCTGAATCGCGCCCTTCACGAACGTCGGCGAGTAGACGACGGGTTCGAGTTCGTGCATCTCGGCGTCGAGGCCGAGCAGTTCCCGCGCGAGCATCGGGTCCGCGTCGAGGGTCTTCCCGACGTTGCTCTGGAGTCGGGTGCCCTTCGGTTTCATGTAGCCCACCGAGCGGTCGCGTTCCTGCGCGAGGCGCGCGAGCGCGAGCGAGACGGCGGTCTTGCCGGTGCCTGCTTCGGTCGAGGTGACGAGTAGCGTGTTCATAGTTCGTCGGGGTCGATGGTCAGTCGGACGTCCAGTGCCTGCACGCCGTCGCCGGTGGCGAGCAGCGGGTTCACGTCGAGTTCGAGGATGGCTGGGAAGTCGGTGACGAGCTGGCTGAGCCGCTGGACGCTCTCCACGATGGCGTCCTCGTCGGCCGGGTCGCGGCCGCGCGCGCCCCGAAGGAGCGGCGCGGAGTCGAGTTCGTCAATCATCTCCCCGGCTTCGCGCTCGGAGACGGGCGCGACGCGGACGCTGGTGTCCTCCAGAATCTCGACGAAGATGCCGCCCAGTCCGAACAGCAACAGGGGACCGAACTGGGGGTCGCGGTTCGTGCCGAGGATGGTCTCCGTGCCGGCGTCGGTGTCGACCATCTCCTGGACTTGGACGCCGAGAATGGTGGCGTCGGGCTGGTAGTTCTTCGCTCGCGTGACGAGGTCCTCGTAGGCGTCGGCGACCTCCTCGTCGGGGACGCCGACTTTCACGCCGCCGATGTCGGACTTGTGGAGGATGTCCGGGCTGACGATTTTCATGACGACGTCGCCCTCGATGTCGTTGGCGACCCAGCGCGCGTCGGCGGGGTCGTCGACGACCTCGCCCTCGGGCGTGGGGATGCCGTAGGCGTCGAGCAGGTCCATCGCTTCGACGCCGAGGCGGGTCGACCCGCGGTCGGCGGCGTCGGTCAGAATCTCGCGGGCGCGCTCGCGGTCCACGTCGAACTCGCGGGGCGCCTCGTACTCGCGGGCTTCGACCGCGCGCTGGACGGCGAGCGCGTCGAGGCTGCTGACGGCGCGCGCCGGGTCGAAGTAGTTCGGGATGCCGGCTTCGCCGAGCACGTCGGCGGCCTTCTCGGTGCGTTCGCCGCCCATCAGGCACGTCACGACGGGTTTTCCGTGCTCGTTCTGGAGGTCGGCGACGACGCCGGCGAGTTCCTCGTAGTCGATGATGGCGGTGGGCGCGGAGACGACGACCGCACAGCCGACGTTGTCGTCGGCGAGGACGGCGTCGATGGCCGTCTCGAAGCGGTCGAGGTCGGCGTCCCCGATGACGTCCACGGGGTTGTAGACGTTCGCCTCCTCGGGCATCGAGTCGAGGAGCGCGTCCAGGGTCTCCTCCTCGAAGGAGGCCATCGAGAGCCGGGAGTCGCCGACGGCGTCGGTCGCCATGACGCCGGGGCCGCCGGCGTTCGTGACGACGGCGACGTTCTCGGAGTCGGGCATCGGGAGGCCGTCGAGGGCGCGCGCGAAGTCGAACAGTTCCTGGACGTTCTCGGCGCGCACGACGCCGGCCTGCTCGAAGCCGGCCTCGTAGGCGGCCTCGCTCCCGGCGATGGTGCCGGTGTGGGAGGACGCGGCCTGCGCGCCCGCCTCGGTGCGACCGGACTTCACGACGACGGCGGGCGTGTCCTGTGTCACGTCGCGGGCGGTGTCGACGAACTCGCGGCCGTCCTCGATGCCTTCGAGGTAGCCGAGGACGACGTTCGTGTCAGGGTCGTCGCGCCACTGGCGCATGAAGTCGGTCTCGTCGAGGACGGCCTTGTTGCCGAGGCTGACGACGTCCTTGAAGCCGATTCCCTGGTCGTTCGCCCAGTCGAGGACGGCGGTGATGAATGCGCCCGACTGGCTCATGAAGGATAGGTTGCCGGGGAGCGCGTTCGACGGGCCGAACGTGGCGTTCAGGCCGGTCGGCGTGGAGAGCACGCCGAGGCTGTTCGGACCGACGAGGTTGAGGCCGTACTCCTCGGCGACCGCCGCGAGTTCGCGCTCGCGTTCGGCGCCCTCGCCGCCGGTCTCGCTGAAGCCCGCGGTGATGACGACGACGTTGGTCACGCCCGCTTCGCCCGCGTCCCGCACCGCGTCGACGGCGATAGAGGGCGGCACCACGACCACCGCGAGGTCCACGTCGGGCGCGGCGCCGAGGTCCGGGTAGCAGTCGTACCCGAGGACGGACTCCCGCTTAGGGTTGACCGGAACGACCGTCCCGTCGAAGTCCGCGAGGTTCTCGACGATGGCGCGACCGATCGACCCCTCGCGTTCCGTCGCGCCGACCACGGCGACGGCGTTGGGGGCGAACAGTCCGCCGGCATCGCTTGGTGTCTTCACGTCCGAACCGACGGCGGCAGCCAGCATAAAACCGGGCGAGTCGCGGGCCGTGCGGGAGTCGTCGTCACTCGGCGTGGGCCGGCGTGACAGTCACTCGCCGGACCCGGCGCTCCCGGAGTCGGCGATGCGCTCTTCGTACTTCGCGAGCGCTTCGTCGAGGGCGGCGCCGGCGTCGTAGTCGAGTTCGTCGGCGAGCGCGAGCAGGCAGAACAGCGCGTCGCCGAGTTCGTCGCGGTCGACGTCCGCGCCGTCGCCGGCGCCGTAGTCGGTGGATTCGTTGACGTTCTTCGCGAGTTCGCCGACTTCGCTGGCGAGGTCGAGGACGCGGTTGGCGGGCGGCGCGTGGAGATTCTCCTCGTCGAGGAACGCGGCGACGCGTGCTTGTTCGTCCATGCGGGGAGCGTCGCAGTCGGCCACCTTCAGGCGCCCGATTTTAGGTTAACCAAATATTTCTTTCCGAGATGGAAAAGAGTATTGTCGAGACGTTCGTAGCCTCGGGCATGGAACTCACGGGTGCGCTCGCGTTCGTCTTCCTCGCCGGCCTCCTGACGGACCTCGCCACGGGGCTCGGCGCACTCCCCTTCTTCTTCGTCGACGACGTGGACGACCGCTGGCGCGTCGGCCTCTGGGGACTCGCGTCCGGCATCATGCTCTCGGCGTCCGGATTCGGCCTCTTCCGCGAAGGCCTCAACTACGGCACTCCTCTCGAAGTCGCCGCGGGCGCCGGCGCCGGCGTCCTCCTGGTCGTCGCCGCCGAGCGGATCATCGACGACTACGAGTTCGCGCCCCGAGAAATCGCGGCCGCCGACTTCAAGAAACTCGTCCTCATCGCGGGCGTCCTCACCGTCCACTCGTTCCCCGAGGGCGTCGCCGTCGGCGTCTCCTTCGCCGACATGGGCCTTGACGGCGGCTACCCGATTCTCGGCTTCTCGGTGCCGCTGCTCGCGGTGTTCATGACCATCGCCATCTCCATCCACAACATCCCCGAGGGCCTCGCGGTGTCCATCCCGCTCCACGAACACGGCGCGCGCCGCTGGAAACTCGTCGGCGTCGCCGTGTTCACGAGCGTCCCCCAGCCCATCGGCGCGGTGCTCGCGTTCGGCTTCGTGCAAGTCGCGCGCACCCTCCTCCCCGTCGGCTACGGCTTCGCGGGCGGCGCGATGGTGTTCCTCGTCCTCCACGAGTTCATCCCCGAGGCCCGCGAGGTCGGCGCTCGTCTCCCGAACGACGGCACGCGCGAACTCGTGACCGGTCTCACGGTGGGCGTGGCCGGAATGGTGCCGATGCTGTTCGTCGCGTGAGAACGGAGCAAGCGACGGCGCGGCGTCGACCGCGCCGATTCAGAGGACGATGGACTTCTTCCGCACGAACTCGTGGATGGTCGAATCGAGGCCCTCCCGGCCGATACCGGAGGCGTCGTTCCCGCCGAACGGGATGTCGCCGAGGCCGTGGCTCGGCGCGCCGTTGATGCGGACCGCGCCCGCGTCGATGCGCTCTGCGGCGTCGAGCGCGCGGTCGTAGTCGCTCGTGAACACGCAGGCGTCCAACGCGAGGTCCGACGCGTTCGCCAACTCGATTGCGTCGGCGTCGTCGCTGAACGTCGTCACCGCACAGACCGGCCCGAACTGCTCCTCGTGGACGATGCGCGCGTCCTGTGGCACGTCCGCGAGCAGCGTCGGCTCGAAGAAGTGGACGCCGTTTTCCTCGTAGCGCTCGCCGCCGCGAACGACCGTCGCGCCGCGCTCGATTGCGTCCTCGACCAGTTCCTCGACCCAGTCGGCCTGCTCCTCGCTGACGAGGGGGCCGAGGTCGGTGTCCTCGTCGAAGAGGTCACCGACCGTCCAGTCGTCCATCCCGCTGTCGATGCGCTCCACGAGGTCGTCGTGGACGGACTCGTGGGCGAGCACGCGCGAGACGGCTGAACAGCGTTGGCCGGCGTACTTCAGCGACCCCTTGGCGGCGGCCGCGGCGGCCTCGTCGAGGTCGGCGTCCTCGAAGACGACCTCGGGCGCGTTTCCGCCGAGTTCCATGTGGAGGCGCGTGATGCCGGACTGTTTGGCGACGTGTTTGCCGGCGCCCGACGACCCCGTCATCGCGATGGCGTTCACGCGGTCGTCGCCCGCGAGTTTGTCGCCGACGACGCTCGCCTTCCCCGGCACGAAGTTGAACGCGCCGTCCGGCACGTCGGTCTTCGCGATGACGTCCGCGAGGATGGCCGCGCTCACGGGCGTCTTGCTCGCGGGCTTCAG
The nucleotide sequence above comes from Halobacterium litoreum. Encoded proteins:
- the minD gene encoding MinD/ParA family ATP-binding protein, which encodes MNEVGGDGYVFAVASGKGGVGKSTTTANLGVALADDGFDVAVVDVDLGMANLAGLLGVNPDETLHDVLAGQASPADASYDTTGLTLVPGSTELEQFAEADAKSLHRVVEYLRDRNDVVLLDAGAGLSYDIAMAMSVADGVLLVTTAELASLTDATKTGKLVSKLEKPVVGAVFTRTGDGGFDDVEGIAAALGTTDAVTVSVPHDDAVKLAVRKSRPVVDIKPESPAARAYDRLAAQLADSVGMEPPEPEPEDGGFEWVDPDTGESEGEDGDEEVEDGPVYEISLEEMIQEAGLEDDEEATERRVKLFDRVKSKFS
- a CDS encoding DUF7521 family protein; this translates as MRLIEALYLVFSVTLAVAGLSMVGFAVRAYRDTGREAMLHLSLGFTLVVAASIGTTISAFLVGFEDTRSLLTLNYLFSTAGYLFVMYSIVTPD
- a CDS encoding ArsR/SmtB family transcription factor, with translation MDPVDVLRVLGNKYNAEILEATHAPKSAQELSEELDIPIATSYRRIEELSEHDLLKLEGKELSDEGRRTKVYRRQVDEISVQFGVDETTIETTERTEAKNALVDVWSDLRSEG
- a CDS encoding chemotaxis protein CheW, which produces MADDETDVLEFSLGDGRYCIDIAHVDEIVDATEDITSIPNADANVVGVVDLRGETTTVVDPRVGLDVNGDPAGNRIVVLSEHDATGLLVDDVHEVESVTEAELDDSAASETTRGVLRRDDRFVVWVDPDALV
- a CDS encoding phosphotransacetylase family protein, with protein sequence MNTLLVTSTEAGTGKTAVSLALARLAQERDRSVGYMKPKGTRLQSNVGKTLDADPMLARELLGLDAEMHELEPVVYSPTFVKGAIQGREDADELRERVREAFDALAADRDLMVVEGADDLATGGIVDLTDPEIADLLDARAIVLARYEEPGDVDDVLAAADALGDRCAGVVFNAVADATYDDVESEVAPFLESRGVPVLGVLPSDRSLSGVTVADLADELGGDVLTEGADDDAVVERFLVGAMSGESALSHFRRTKDAAVITGGDRADVQTAALDAPGVRCLVLTGGHRPSGAVLGKAAEKGVPVIAVQSDTLTAVERAEGLVRGGRVRDEKTVDVMQGLLYDHADVDALLD
- a CDS encoding acetate--CoA ligase family protein gives rise to the protein MKTPSDAGGLFAPNAVAVVGATEREGSIGRAIVENLADFDGTVVPVNPKRESVLGYDCYPDLGAAPDVDLAVVVVPPSIAVDAVRDAGEAGVTNVVVITAGFSETGGEGAERERELAAVAEEYGLNLVGPNSLGVLSTPTGLNATFGPSNALPGNLSFMSQSGAFITAVLDWANDQGIGFKDVVSLGNKAVLDETDFMRQWRDDPDTNVVLGYLEGIEDGREFVDTARDVTQDTPAVVVKSGRTEAGAQAASSHTGTIAGSEAAYEAGFEQAGVVRAENVQELFDFARALDGLPMPDSENVAVVTNAGGPGVMATDAVGDSRLSMASFEEETLDALLDSMPEEANVYNPVDVIGDADLDRFETAIDAVLADDNVGCAVVVSAPTAIIDYEELAGVVADLQNEHGKPVVTCLMGGERTEKAADVLGEAGIPNYFDPARAVSSLDALAVQRAVEAREYEAPREFDVDRERAREILTDAADRGSTRLGVEAMDLLDAYGIPTPEGEVVDDPADARWVANDIEGDVVMKIVSPDILHKSDIGGVKVGVPDEEVADAYEDLVTRAKNYQPDATILGVQVQEMVDTDAGTETILGTNRDPQFGPLLLFGLGGIFVEILEDTSVRVAPVSEREAGEMIDELDSAPLLRGARGRDPADEDAIVESVQRLSQLVTDFPAILELDVNPLLATGDGVQALDVRLTIDPDEL
- a CDS encoding MazG nucleotide pyrophosphohydrolase domain-containing protein, with amino-acid sequence MDEQARVAAFLDEENLHAPPANRVLDLASEVGELAKNVNESTDYGAGDGADVDRDELGDALFCLLALADELDYDAGAALDEALAKYEERIADSGSAGSGE
- a CDS encoding ZIP family metal transporter encodes the protein MELTGALAFVFLAGLLTDLATGLGALPFFFVDDVDDRWRVGLWGLASGIMLSASGFGLFREGLNYGTPLEVAAGAGAGVLLVVAAERIIDDYEFAPREIAAADFKKLVLIAGVLTVHSFPEGVAVGVSFADMGLDGGYPILGFSVPLLAVFMTIAISIHNIPEGLAVSIPLHEHGARRWKLVGVAVFTSVPQPIGAVLAFGFVQVARTLLPVGYGFAGGAMVFLVLHEFIPEAREVGARLPNDGTRELVTGLTVGVAGMVPMLFVA
- a CDS encoding aldehyde dehydrogenase family protein, producing MGQRAIRRRERPYVGGEWVSGGDAVPVTDLADGGTFASVAGADEDDAEAALAAAEAAKAPLRETTIPERVAWLEAIAEGLRARKSELAEVIVREAGKPISSARGEVEQAAERFERAVGEIRHLKGEYREGTTGGHEGWKALVKHEPVGAVLCITPYNYPLATTALQVAPALAAGNAVVLKPASKTPVSAAILADVIAKTDVPDGAFNFVPGKASVVGDKLAGDDRVNAIAMTGSSGAGKHVAKQSGITRLHMELGGNAPEVVFEDADLDEAAAAAAKGSLKYAGQRCSAVSRVLAHESVHDDLVERIDSGMDDWTVGDLFDEDTDLGPLVSEEQADWVEELVEDAIERGATVVRGGERYEENGVHFFEPTLLADVPQDARIVHEEQFGPVCAVTTFSDDADAIELANASDLALDACVFTSDYDRALDAAERIDAGAVRINGAPSHGLGDIPFGGNDASGIGREGLDSTIHEFVRKKSIVL